The proteins below are encoded in one region of Equus przewalskii isolate Varuska chromosome 1, EquPr2, whole genome shotgun sequence:
- the CHD8 gene encoding chromodomain-helicase-DNA-binding protein 8 isoform X9, protein MKGESKRITLVLQQPQSGGPQGHRHVVLGSLPGKIVLQGNQLAALTQAKNAQGQPAKVVTIQLQVQQPQQKIQIVPQPPSSQPQPQQPPSAQPVTLSSVQQAQIMGPGQSPGQRLSVPLKVVLQPQAGSSQGASSGLSVVKVLSASEVAALSSPASSAPHSGGKTGMEENRRLEHQKKQEKANRIVAEAIARARARGEQNIPRVLNEDELPSVRPEEEGEKKRRKKSSGERLKEEKPKKSKTSGTSKTKGKSKLNTITPVVGKKRKRNTSSDNSDVEVMPAQSPREDEESSIQKRRSNRQVKRKKYTEDLDIKITDDEEEEEVDVTGPIKTEPILPEPVQEPDGETLPSMQFFVENPSEEDAAIVDKVLSMRIVKKELPSGQYTEAEEFFVKYKNYSYLHCEWATISQLEKDKRIHQKLKRFKTKMAQMRHFFHEDEEPFNPDYVEVDRILDESHSIDKDNGEPVIYYLVKWCSLPYEDSTWELKEDVDEGKIREFKRIQSRHPELKRVNRPQASAWKKLELSHEYKNRNQLREYQLEGVNWLLFNWYNRQNCILADEMGLGKTIQSIAFLQEVYNVGIHGPFLVIAPLSTITNWEREFNTWTEMNTIVYHGSLASRQMIQQYEMYCKDSRGRLIPGAYKFDALITTFEMILSDCPELREIEWRCVIIDEAHRLKNRNCKLLDSLKHMDLEHKVLLTGTPLQNTVEELFSLLHFLEPSQFPSESEFLKDFGDLKTEEQVQKLQAILKPMMLRRLKEDVEKNLAPKQETIIEVELTNIQKKYYRAILEKNFSFLSKGAGHTNMPNLLNTMMELRKCCNHPYLINGAEEKILTEFREACHIIPHDFHLQAMVRSAGKLVLIDKLLPKLKAGGHKVLIFSQMVRCLDILEDYLIQRRYLYERIDGRVRGNLRQAAIDRFSKPDSDRFVFLLCTRAGGLGINLTAADTCIIFDSDWNPQNDLQAQARCHRIGQSKAVKVYRLITRNSYEREMFDKASLKLGLDKAVLQSMSGRDGNITGIQQFSKKEIEDLLRKGAYAAIMEEDDEGSKFCEEDIDQILLRRTTTITIESEGKGSTFAKASFVASENRTDISLDDPNFWQKWAKKADLDMDLLNSKNNLVIDTPRVRKQTRHFSTLKDDDLVEFSDLESEDDERPRSRRHDRHHTYGRTDCFRVEKHLLVYGWGRWRDILSHGRFKRRMTERDVETICRAILVYCLLHYRGDENIKGFIWDLISPAENGKTKELQNHSGLSIPVPRGRKGKKVKSQSTFDIHKADWIRKYNPDTLFQDESYKKHLKHQCNKVLLRVRMLYYLRQEVIGDQAEKVLGGAIASEIDIWFPVVDQLEVPTTWWDSEADKSLLIGVFKHGYEKYNTMRADPALCFLEKAGRPDDKAIAAEHRVLDNFSDIVEGVDFDKDCEDPEYKPLQGPPKDQDDEGDPLMMMDEEISVIDGDEAQVTQQPGHVFWPPGSALTARLRRLVTAYQRSYKREQMKIEAAERGDRRRRRCEAAFKLKEIARREKQQRWTRREQTDFYRVVSTFGVEYDPDTMQFHWDRFRTFARLDKKTDESLTKYFHGFVAMCRQVCRLPPAAGDEPPDPNLFIEPITEERASRTLYRIELLRRLREQVLCHPLLEDRLALCQPPGPELPKWWEPVRHDGELLRGAARHGVSQTDCNIMQDPDFSFLAARMNYMQNHQAGAPAPSLSRCSTPLLHQQYTSRTASPLPLRPDAPVEKPPEETAAQVPSLESLTLKLEHEVVARSRPTPQDYEMRVAPSDTTPLVSRSVPPVKLEDEDDSDSELDLSKLSPSSSSSSSSSSSSSSTDESEDEKEEKLTADRSHSKLYDEESLLSLTMSQDGFPNEDGEQMTPELLLLQERQRASEWPKDRVLINRIDLVCQAILSGKWPSSRRSQEMLTGGILGPGNHLLDSPSLTPGEYGDSPVPTPRSSSAASMAEEEVSAVTTAAAQFTKLRRGMDEKEFTVQIKDEEGLKLTFQKHKLMANGVMGDGHPLFHKKKGNRKKLVEYMEDRRKQKWQRCKKNNKAELNCLGMEPVQTANSRNGKKGHHAETVFNRVLPGPLAPDSSKKRARRMRPDLSKMMALMQGGGTGSLSLHNTFQHSSSGLQSVSSLGHSSATSASLPFMPFVMGGAASSPHVDSSTMLHHHHHHPHPHHHHHHHPGLRATGYPSSPATTTSGTALRLPPLQPEEDEDDEDEDDDDDLSQGYDSSERDFSLIDDPMMPANSDSSEDADD, encoded by the exons ATGAAG GGTGAATCGAAACGCATCACCCTGGTCCTCCAGCAGCCACAGTCTGGAGGTCCCCAAGGACACCGGCATGTCGTGCTAGGGAGTCTACCAGGCAAGATAGTGTTACAGGGTAACCAGCTGGCAGCCCTCACTCAAGCCAAGAATGCCCAGGGGCAGCCTGCCAAAGTAGTAACTATCCAGCTGCAGGTGCAGCAGCCACAGCAGAAAATCCAGATTGTACCACAGCCTCCGTCATCACAGCCGCAGCCCCAGCAACCACCCTCAGCCCAGCCAGtgactctttcctctgtgcagCAGGCTCAGATAATGGGACCAGGACAGAGCCCAGGACAAAGACTTTCAGTACCACTCAAGGTGGTGCTGCAGCCACAG GCTGGCTCTTCTCAAGGGGCCTCTTCTGGGCTCTCAGTAGTTAAAGTTCTAAGTGCCAGTGAAGTGGCAGCTCTGTCCTCACCAGCAAGCTCTGCTCCCCATAGCGGGGGCAAGACGGGAATGGAGGAAAACCGCAGGCTGGAGCAccagaagaagcaagagaaagcaaATCGGATTGTAGCAGAGGCCATTGCTAGGGCCCGTGCCCGGGGTGAGCAGAACATACCTCGAGTCCTGAATGAGGATGAGCTGCCCAGCGTTCGGCCAGAGGAAGAAGgtgaaaagaaacgcaggaagaagagcagtggggagaggctcaaggaagaaaagccaaagaaGAGCAAAACATCTGGTACCTCCAAAACCAAGGGCAAGAGTAAACTAAA tacCATCACTCCTGTGGTGGGTAAGAAGAGAAAGCGTAATACCTCATCTGATAATTCAGATGTGGAAGTCATGCCTGCACAGTCACCCCGGGAAGATGAAGAAAGCAGCATTCAG AAGAGACGCTCAAACCGCCAAGTTAAGCGAAAAAAATATACAGAGGATCTGGATATAAAGATCAcagatgatgaagaagaagaagaagtagatGTCACTGGTCCAATAAAAACTGAGCCTATCCTCCCTGAACCAGTGCAGGAACCAGATGGCGAGACTTTGCCTTCCATGCAGTTCTTTGTG GAGAATCCCAGTGAAGAAGATGCAGCCATTGTTGACAAAGTGCTTTCTATGCGGATTGTGAAGAAGGAG ctTCCTTCTGGACAATATACTGAAGCAGAAGAATTCTTTGTCAAGTACAAGAACTA CTCCTATCTGCACTGTGAATGGGCTACCATCtcccagctagagaaggataagaGGATTCATCAAAAACTAAAGCGCTTCAAAACCAAAATGGCTCAGATGAGACACTTCTTCCATGAG GATGAAGAGCCCTTTAATCCAGACTACGTAGAGGTGGATAGGATATTGGATGAGTCTCACAGTATTGACAAGGACAATGGGGAG cctgtaatTTACTACCTGGTGAAATGGTGCTCCCTGCCCTATGAGGATAGTACATGGGAGCTAAAAGAGGATGTTGATGAGGGCAAGATTCGAGAATTTAAACGGATCCAGTCAAGGCACCCAGAACTCAAAAGGGTG aatcGTCCACAGGCAAGTGCCTGGAAGAAGTTGGAACTGTCACATGAgtataaaaacagaaaccagttacGAGAATATCAATTGGAAGGAGTCAATTGGCTGCTCTTTAATTGGTATAACAG GCAGAACTGCATCCTGGCTGATGAGATGGGATTGGGCAAAACTATTCAGTCCATTGCCTTCTTGCAGGAGGTATATAATGTGGGCATCCATGGCCCCTTCCTGGTCATTGCCCCACTATCCACAATTACTAACTGGGAGCGAGAATTCAATACGTGGACAGAGATGAACACTATTGTGTACCATGGCAGTCTGGCcagccggcagatgattcagcAATATGAAATGTACTGCAAAGATTCTCGG GGGCGCCTCATCCCAGGAGCATACAAGTTTGATGCCCTAATCACCACTTTTGAGATGATTTTGTCAGACTGTCCTGAGCTTCGTGAGATTGAATGGCGTTGTGTCATCATTGATGAGGCTCATCGACTAAAGAACCGTAATTGCAAGCTGCTTGATAGTCTGAAGCACATGGACCTG GAACACAAAGTACTACTTACAGGAACACCGTTGCAAAATACTGTGGAGGAACTGTTTAGCTTACTTCATTTCTTGGAACCTTCACAGTTTCCCTCAGAATCAGAGTTCCTCAAGGACTTTGGGGATCTCAAGACAGAGGAACAG GTTCAAAAGTTACAGGCCATTCTCAAACCAATGATGCTGAGAAGACTCAAAGAGGATGTTGAAAAAAACCTGGCACCCAAACAGGAAACTATTATTGAAGTAGAGTTGACCAACATCCAGAAGAAATACTACCGGGCTATTTTGGAgaagaatttttcctttctttccaaaggggcagGTCATACTAACATGCCTAATCTACTCAACACAATGATGGAGTTGCGCAAATGCTGCAACCACCCATATCTCATCAATG GTGCAGAAGAAAAAATCCTGACAGAATTTCGAGAAGCTTGCCATATTATACCTCATGACTTCCACTTGCAGGCCATGGTTCGTTCGGCTGGCAAATTGGTTCTTATTGACAAGTTACTTCCAAAACTTAAAGCTGGTGGCCATAAGGTTCTGATCTTCTCCCAGATGGTACGCTGCCTAGATATCCTAGAGGATTATCTAATCCAGAGGAG GTACTTATATGAACGTATTGATGGGCGAGTTAGAGGCAACCTTCGACAGGCTGCTATTGACCGCTTCAGCAAGCCTGACTCAGACCGCTTTGTCTTCTTGCTATGCACCCGGGCTGGTGGCCTTGGTATTAATCTCACAGCTGCTGATACCTGCATCATCTTTGATTCAGACTGGAATCCACAAAATGACCTACAG gCCCAGGCACGGTGTCATAGAATTGGGCAGAGCAAAGCTGTGAAGGTGTACCGTCTCATCACTCGTAATTCTTATGAGAGAGAGATGTTTGATAAGGCCAGCCTCAAGTTGGGATTGGATAAGGCTGTGCTTCAGTCCATGAGTGGTCGGGATGGCAACATTACTGGA ATCCAACAGTTCTCCAAGAAGGAGATAGAAGATCTTTTACGAAAAGGAGCATATGCAGCCATAATGGAGGAAGATGATGAGGGCTCCAAGTTTTGTGAAGAGGACATTGACCAAATCTTATTAAGACGGACCACAACCATCACCATTGAGTCTGAAGGAAAGGGTTCTACCTTTGCAAAG GCAAGCTTTGTTGCTTCTGAAAATAGGACAGATATTTCTCTGGATGACCCCAACTTTTGGCAAAAGTGGGCCAAAAAGGCTGACCTAGACATGGATCTACTCAATAGCAAG AATAACTTGGTGATTGACACACCTAGAGTACGAAAACAGACCCGCCACTTCAGCACTCTGAAAGATGATGACCTAGTGGAATTCTCTGATTTGGAAAGTGAAGATGATGAGCGACCACGCTCTCGCCGACATGACCGTCATCATACCTATGGGCGCACTGACTGCTTTCGAGTGGAAAAGCATCTCTTGGTATATGG ttgGGGACGGTGGCGAGATATCTTGTCTCATGGACGCTTCAAGCGACGTATGACTGAACGAGATGTGGAGACAATTTGCCGGGCCATCCTCGTGTACTGTCTTCTGCACTATCGTGGGGATGAGAATATCAAAGGCTTCATTTGGGACTTGATTAGCCCTGCTGAAAATGGCAAGACAAAAGAATTGCAGAATCATTCAG GTCTGTCTATCCCTGTGCCCCGTGGACgcaaggggaaaaaagtaaagtcACAAAGCACTTTTGATATCCATAAGGCAGATTGGATCCGGAAATATAACCCAGATACTCTGTTCCAAGATGAGAGTTATAAGAAGCACTTGAAACATCAGTGTAACAA GGTGCTGTTGCGGGTACGGATGCTATACTATCTGAGGCAGGAGGTTATTGGAGACCAGGCAGAGAAGGTGTTAGGGGGTGCCATTGCCAG TGAGATTGACATATGGTTCCCAGTAGTGGATCAGCTGGAGGTTCCAACAACATGGTGGGACAGTGAGGCTGACAAGTCCCTGCTCATTGGAGTCTTTAAGCATG GCTATGAGAAATATAATACTATGAGGGCAGACCCAGCCTTATGCTTCCTGGAAAAGGCTGGCCGACCAGATGACAAGGCTATTGCAGCAGAACATCGAGTTTTGGATAATTTCTCTGACATAGTGGAAGG GGTtgactttgataaggattgtgaAGATCCTGAATATAAACCACTCCAGGGTCCCCCAAAGGACCAAGATGATGAG GGTGATCCCTTGATGATGATGGATGAGGAGATCTCAGTGATTGATGGAGATGAAG CCCAGGTGACCCAACAGCCAGGCCATGTATTCTGGCCTCCAGGCTCTGCTCTGACAGCTAGGCTTCGGCGCCTAGTAACGGCCTATCAGCGCAGCTACAAGAGAGAACAGATGAAGATAGAGGCTGCGGAACGTGGGGACCGGAGAAGGCGGCGCTGTGAGGCAGCCTTCAAGCTAAAAGAAATTGCACGGCGGGAGAAACAGCAACG ATGGACAAGGCGTGAACAAACTGATTTCTATCGAGTAGTGTCTACCTTTGGTGTGGAGTATGACCCTGATACCATGCAGTTCCACTGGGATCGCTTCCGCACTTTTGCCCGACTAGacaaaaaaacagatgaaagccTTACCAAGTACTTCCATGGCTTTGTGGCCATGTGCCGCCAAGTGTGCCGCCTTCCCCCAGCAGCTGGAGATG AGCCCCCGGACCCTAATCTGTTCATTGAGCCTATCACTGAGGAGAGGGCCTCACGGACTCTCTACCGTATCGAATTGCTTCGGCGCTTACGGGAACAAGTTTTATGTCACCCTCTTTTGGAAGATCGGCTGGCATTATGCCAGCCTCCAGGTCCTGAATTGCCCAAATGGTGGGAGCCCGTTCGGCATGATGGGGAGCTTCTACGAGGGGCAGCCCGCCATGGGGTGAGCCAAACAGACTGCAACATCATGCAGGACCCAGACTTCTCTTTTCTGGCTGCCCGTATGAATTATATGCAGAACCATCAGGCAGGAGCACCAGCTCCATCCCTGTCACGCTGCTCTACTCCACTGCTACACCAGCAGTATACCTCGCGCACTGCCTCACCACTGCCCCTGCGCCCAGATGCTCCTGTTGAAAAGCCACCCGAGGAGACAGCTGCCCAGGTCCCCAGTCTGGAGAGTCTGACTTTAAAGCTAGAGCATGAGGTGGTGGCCAGGAGCCGACCAACCCCACAAGACTATGAGATGCGAGTAGCCCCCTCTGATACTACCCCTCTGGTTTCCCGGAGTGTTCCACCAGTCAAACTGGAGGATGAGGATGATTCAGACTCTGAGCTGGACTTGAGCAAGCTGTCACCAtcatcctcttcttcctcatcctcatccagctccagctccagcactGATGAGAGTGAGGACGAGAAGGAAGAGAAGCTAA CTGCTGACCGGTCCCACTCAAAGCTCTATGATGAAGAGAGTCTCCTGTCCCTCACTATGTCCCAAGATGGATTCCCAAATGAAGATGGAGAACAAATGACCCCTGAGCTTCTGCTGCtacaagaaagacaaagagccTCTGAGTGGCCCAAG GATCGTGTCCTGATAAACCGTATTGACCTCGTCTGCCAGGCTATACTCTCAGGGAAGTGGCCTTCTAGCCGCCGGAGCCAGGAAATGCTAACAGGAGGAATTTTGGGGCCAGGCAACCACTTGCTAGACAGTCCGTCATTGACTCCAGGAGAATATGGTGACTCTCCAGTCCCCACACCACGAAGCAGCAGTGCAGCTTCCATGGCAGAGGAGGAAGTGTCTGCAGTCACCACAGCAGCAGCTCAGTTCACCAAACTTCGCCGTGGCATGGATGAGAAGGAGTTTACGGTTCAGATCAAAGAT GAGGAAGGATTGAAGTTAACATTCCAGAAGCACAAGCTGATGGCTAATGGAGTAATGGGAGATGGACATCCTCTGTTTCATAAGAAGAAGGGGAACAGAAAGAAGCTAGTCGAG TATATGGAGGATCGTAGAAAACAGAAGTGGCAGagatgtaaaaaaaataataaagcagaatTAAACTGTTTGGGAATGGAACCAGTACAGACAGCTAACTCTAGGAATGGAAAAAAG GGTCACCATGCTGAAACTGTGTTCAACCGGGTTTTGCCAGGGCCTCTTGCACCAGACAGCAGCAAGAAGCGGGCCCGCAGGATGCGACCAGACCTTTCTAAGATGATGGCCCTGATGCAGGGTGGAGGCACTGGGTCCCTATCTCTGCATAATACCTTCCAACACAGCAGTAGTGGCCTGCAGTCTGTGTCATCTCTGGGTCACAGCAGTGCCACTTCTGCATCTTTGCCTTTTATGCCGTTTGTGATGGGTGGTGCAGCATCATCCCCTCATGTAGACTCTAGCACCATgcttcatcaccaccaccaccacccccacccccaccatcaccatcatcaccatccaggCCTGAGAGCCACTGGCTACCCTTCTTCACCAGCCACTACCACCTCTGGTACTGCCTTGAGGTTGCCACCACTGCAACCTGAGGAGGACGAGGACGAtgaggatgaagatgatgatgatgatttatcTCAGGGCTATGATAGCTCAGAAAGGGACTTCTCACTCATTGATGATCCTATGATGCCAGCCAACTCAGACTCCAGTGAAGATGCTGATGACTGA